Genomic DNA from Phycicoccus sp. M110.8:
CGTCGGCCGACTCCCGAGCCGTCGGCAACAGCACCGACCTCGCCGGCACCGGCACGCAGGACCGCCTCGTCGAGCAGGGCCAGGCTGGCGTCATCCAGCCCGAGGTCGGCGACGGCCCTGCGCCCCTCGCGCACGCAGTCGTCGAGGGTGCTGATGCCGGCGGCCGCGAGGGCGCGCCGGGCTCGGGCGTTGAGCCGGGGCAGGGCGGTCACGACCTCACCGCCCGGTAGCCGTCGACCGACGTGGTGGTGCCTGCCGTGACCGTCCCCATGTCGAGCTCCTTCGCGCCGTCTGAGGTCCACTGCCTGTCAGGGAGGTGGACCCGCCGACCCGCGGGAACTCATCGCATGGCCTCAGGCCGCGGGGCGGGCTCCTCCCTCGCACCGCTCCTTGAGCCCGGCGGCCTCCATCGCGAGGTACCGATCGGTCAGGTTGCCGTAGAACCACTGCACGACCGACCCCAGCGGGCCGCCCTGCTCGATCGAAAGCCGCACCCGCGTGCCGCCGCCGGGCAGGGCCTCGACCGAGTGGCTCGCGGTGGTCCGCACTCCCGGCGACGTGCTCACCCAGGTGAAGTGGTCCACCGGCTCGATCTCCGTGACGGTCCAGTCGACGGTGGGCATCTTGGGCTGGCTGATCTTGGCCTGCGACCCGGTCCGCAGCGGCCCCTCGTCGACCCTGCGCACCCATCGCATCGTGGGCGTCCAGTCAGGCCAGTGCTCGACGTCGGTGACCACCTCCCACACCCGGCTCGGCGGGGCCGCGACGTCGATGGTGGTGCTCTGCTCCATTCCTCCATGGTCGCGCAGAAGGGCCCGAGTTCCTACAGGATGAGCCCATGGTGACGGCGCTGGACCGCTCGCGCGTGCTCGCGCTGCGGCTGGCGACGCAACGGCTCTCCTCGGCGCCGCTGCCCACCGCGGCGGACGTCGTCGAGCTGCTCACCTGCGTGCAGGGCCAGGAGCGCGACCACGCCTTCTACTCCCTGGCCATGCGCTCGCGCCGGTCGACGTATGCCGCCGTGCGCCGCGAGCACGACGCCGGAGCCTTCCTGCGCACCCACATCCTGCGGCCCACGTGGCACCTCGTCCGCCCGGAGGACCTGCGCTGGATCCTCGACCTCACCTCGCCCCGGGTGCTGGCGGGCATGGCCGGACGCCACCGCCAGCTGGGCCTCGACGAGGCCGGGGTCGTCGACGCGGGGGTCGAGCAGCTCGCCGACCTGTTGCGCGACAGGCGTTTCCGCACCCGAGCCGACCTCGGCGCAGAGCTGGTGCGCCTGGGCTCCCCCATCGGTCCCGGCGAGCGGCTCGGGCACCTGCTCCTCGTCGCCGAGCTGCGCGGGGTCATCTGCTCCGGCCCGATGCAGGGCGTCCACCACACCTACGCCCTCGTCGACGAGGTGGTTGCCCCCACCCCGGCGAAGGACCGCGACGAGGCGCTGGTGGAGCTGGTGAGGCGGTTCTTCACCGGGCACGGACCCGCGACGGTCAGGGACTTCACCCGCTGGTCCTCGCTCACCGTCGCCGACACCAGGGCCGCCCTGGCCGAGCTCGGCGACGACCTGGAGCAGGTCGAGGTCGACGGGCAGCCGCACTGGTACGACCCGGAGGCGGTGCCGCGGCGCAGCCCGGCCGCGCCGACGGCATACCTCTTCCCGACCTACGACGAGGTGGTGCTGACGTACCCGTCTGTCGGCTTCCCCGCCGCGCCCGACCACCCGTATGCCGAGCGCACCGACCCGTTCTGGGCGATGGTGCTGGCCGACGGCGAGAACGTCGGGCTGTGGAAGCGCACCGTCTCGGCGAGCACCGTGGACGTCGAGGTCCGGCTCGCCCCCAGCCTGTCGCGCGCGCGCCGGACGTCGGTGCGCCTGGCCGCCCAGCGGCTCGCCGGCTTCCTCGAGCGGGAGCTCGCGTACGCCGAGAACGAGGGCACGCCGCCCCTCTGGCGCGGCTGAGCCGGATCCACGGGCTCAGCGGCGGACGACCTCGCGGAGGGTGCCGTCGACGCGGCGCGTCCAGCCGCGCCCGTCGAGGTGCTCGAGCAGCGGGATGACCACCCGCCGGGTCGTGCCGAGCGCGCGCCGGGCGTCGCTCGCCGTGAACGGCTGAGGCAGCGCCGCCAGGAGCCGCATTGCCTGCGCCGGTCCCGACGGCAGCAGCACCACGTCGTCGGGCAGCCGCAGCACCCGGCCCAGGCGCTGCGCGGCCGCCAGCTGCCGGGGTCCGAGGCCGGCGGCCTCGAGCTCGGGCCGCTCGGGCGCCGCGAACGGGTCCTCCTGCAGGCGCGCCTCGATGGCCCGCAGCCCCTCCTCCGCCTCCCCAAGCGAACCTGCCACACCGGGCAGCCACACCCGTCCGCTGCGCACCTCGAGCCCGGCCGTCGCCGCCACCAGCGGCACCAGCGCCGCGTCGGGTATGCCGGCCTGCGCCCGGGCCGCCTCCACCGGCAGCGACGGGTCGAGCGCCTCCGCCTGCGCCCTGGCGCGGACCGCCTCGGCGAGCGCCGTGGCCCATCCGCTGAGGCCTGACCGGTCGAGCAGCCAGTCGCCCTCGACCACGACGTCAGGGTGGGTGGTGGCGGGATCCAGTCCGAGCGCTGCAGCGTGCGACCGGCGCATCGCACCGCGGCGCGTGACCTCCGTGGCAACGTCAGGGACGCTGGCGTGTGCTGCCAGGGCTTCGCCCCGGCGACGGCCGTCGCCCCTGCGGCGCAGGGCCGGAGGGTCCGCGTCGAGGACCAGCGCTCCGACGAGGAGGCGGTGGCCGCCGGGCTCGCGCAGGATCGCGCGGTCGCCCGCCACGAGGGCCAGGGGGTGCGGCAACGTCAACCGTGCCGTGTCGCCGGCGAGCGGGCGCAGCCGCGCCTCGACGGCGACCGTGCCGAGGTGCAGCGTGACCGTCCCCGGCAGCTCGGTGGGGTCGCTGCTCGTGCGCACGTCGAGCGTGGTCGTCGGGTGCCAGGCGCCGGGGGTCAGCACGGCAGTCCCGCGGGGGACGTCGTCCGGA
This window encodes:
- a CDS encoding winged helix DNA-binding domain-containing protein, which produces MVTALDRSRVLALRLATQRLSSAPLPTAADVVELLTCVQGQERDHAFYSLAMRSRRSTYAAVRREHDAGAFLRTHILRPTWHLVRPEDLRWILDLTSPRVLAGMAGRHRQLGLDEAGVVDAGVEQLADLLRDRRFRTRADLGAELVRLGSPIGPGERLGHLLLVAELRGVICSGPMQGVHHTYALVDEVVAPTPAKDRDEALVELVRRFFTGHGPATVRDFTRWSSLTVADTRAALAELGDDLEQVEVDGQPHWYDPEAVPRRSPAAPTAYLFPTYDEVVLTYPSVGFPAAPDHPYAERTDPFWAMVLADGENVGLWKRTVSASTVDVEVRLAPSLSRARRTSVRLAAQRLAGFLERELAYAENEGTPPLWRG
- a CDS encoding SRPBCC family protein; protein product: MEQSTTIDVAAPPSRVWEVVTDVEHWPDWTPTMRWVRRVDEGPLRTGSQAKISQPKMPTVDWTVTEIEPVDHFTWVSTSPGVRTTASHSVEALPGGGTRVRLSIEQGGPLGSVVQWFYGNLTDRYLAMEAAGLKERCEGGARPAA
- the selB gene encoding selenocysteine-specific translation elongation factor produces the protein MHVLATAGHVDHGKSTLVRALTGIEPDRWAEEHRRGLTIDLGYAWTTLPSGEEVAFVDVPGHERFIGNMLAGLGPAPAVVFVVAADEGWRTQSAEHLAAVDALGLSHGLLVVTRSDLADPRPALADAGERLARTSLGRVPAVAVSARTGEGLDALREQLDALVGRLPTPDPAARVRLWVDRAFSIKGAGTVVTGTLEQGTLRVGDEVEVGGRRLRIRGLQSLGRPRDAVGAVARVAVNLRDVAPDDVPRGTAVLTPGAWHPTTTLDVRTSSDPTELPGTVTLHLGTVAVEARLRPLAGDTARLTLPHPLALVAGDRAILREPGGHRLLVGALVLDADPPALRRRGDGRRRGEALAAHASVPDVATEVTRRGAMRRSHAAALGLDPATTHPDVVVEGDWLLDRSGLSGWATALAEAVRARAQAEALDPSLPVEAARAQAGIPDAALVPLVAATAGLEVRSGRVWLPGVAGSLGEAEEGLRAIEARLQEDPFAAPERPELEAAGLGPRQLAAAQRLGRVLRLPDDVVLLPSGPAQAMRLLAALPQPFTASDARRALGTTRRVVIPLLEHLDGRGWTRRVDGTLREVVRR